A window from Sphingopyxis alaskensis RB2256 encodes these proteins:
- a CDS encoding GNAT family N-acetyltransferase yields MVELLPLSNIEPAAVEDLLDAAFGADRFERIAYRIRNGMKAVPALSFAAVEKGALVGAIQCWPVAHRAADGTATPLVMVGPVAVRPDVQRGGYGRALMAQMLAAAETAADGALMMIGDPEYYGRFFGFTVDATGEWDLPGPFERRRLLARPVNGYDPPVGAGMIGPR; encoded by the coding sequence TTGGTCGAGTTACTTCCATTGTCGAACATCGAACCGGCGGCGGTCGAGGATCTGCTCGACGCGGCGTTCGGCGCCGACCGCTTTGAACGCATCGCCTATCGCATCCGCAACGGCATGAAAGCGGTGCCTGCGCTCAGCTTTGCGGCGGTCGAAAAGGGGGCGCTCGTTGGCGCGATCCAGTGCTGGCCGGTCGCGCACCGCGCTGCCGACGGCACGGCGACGCCGCTCGTCATGGTCGGCCCCGTCGCGGTGCGCCCCGACGTCCAGCGCGGCGGGTACGGCCGCGCGCTGATGGCGCAGATGCTCGCCGCCGCCGAAACTGCGGCCGACGGTGCGCTGATGATGATCGGCGATCCCGAATATTATGGCCGCTTCTTCGGCTTTACGGTCGATGCCACGGGCGAATGGGATCTGCCGGGACCGTTCGAGCGGCGGCGCCTGCTTGCGCGCCCGGTGAACGGCTATGATCCGCCGGTCGGCGCGGGCATGATCGGGCCGCGCTGA
- a CDS encoding dihydroneopterin aldolase: MTDTLWLEVDGITTQVLTGIYSEETHLPQPLRISVRARLAIADHYEPTTPLSRSKNYMHLKFAATEAIPKDVHFVLIESVADHIIDTLFLQDDKVEEVEVKIVKLAIAEEGEEIGITMRRVRK, encoded by the coding sequence GTGACCGATACATTGTGGCTGGAGGTGGACGGAATCACCACCCAGGTGCTGACCGGCATCTATTCCGAAGAAACGCACCTGCCGCAGCCGCTGCGCATTTCGGTGCGCGCACGGCTGGCGATCGCCGATCATTATGAGCCGACGACGCCGCTCAGTCGGTCCAAAAATTATATGCACCTGAAATTCGCGGCGACCGAGGCCATTCCCAAGGATGTGCATTTCGTGCTGATCGAAAGCGTCGCCGATCATATCATCGACACCTTGTTCCTGCAGGACGACAAGGTCGAGGAGGTCGAGGTCAAGATCGTCAAGCTGGCGATCGCCGAAGAAGGCGAAGAGATCGGGATCACCATGCGGCGGGTTCGCAAATGA